One window of the Shewanella cyperi genome contains the following:
- a CDS encoding threonine/serine exporter family protein — protein sequence MYAETQNDITRQVVRVAQLLLAYGAESDLVEEISQRLGKALGLASVELSISSNALVLTSLVHGRCITTTRRIREHGINMALICELQRLCLLAEKGLYGPNEVRRRLAKISPKSYPAHLVIPMIGLSCGSFCHLFGGDLAACFITAFASSIGMIVRLLLTRRHFNLLVTFAATAFVTNILSQIGYRWPLTQTPELAMAASVLMLVPGFPMINAISDMVKGHMNVGISRWGQASLLTLASVIGITCAMQLGGIFL from the coding sequence GTGTACGCAGAAACGCAAAATGACATCACCCGCCAGGTAGTGCGCGTGGCGCAATTACTTTTGGCCTATGGCGCTGAGTCTGATCTGGTTGAAGAGATCAGCCAGCGCCTTGGCAAGGCGCTGGGCTTGGCCAGCGTCGAGCTTTCCATCTCTTCCAATGCCCTGGTGCTGACCAGTTTGGTCCATGGCAGGTGCATCACTACCACTCGCCGTATTCGTGAACATGGCATCAATATGGCCCTTATCTGCGAATTACAGCGCTTGTGCCTGTTGGCGGAAAAGGGGCTTTACGGGCCCAATGAGGTTCGTCGGCGTCTGGCCAAAATCTCGCCCAAATCTTATCCTGCGCACTTGGTGATCCCCATGATAGGCCTGTCCTGTGGCAGTTTTTGCCATCTGTTTGGTGGCGATCTGGCGGCCTGTTTTATCACGGCCTTTGCCTCTTCCATCGGCATGATAGTGCGTTTGCTGTTGACCCGACGTCATTTCAATCTGTTGGTCACCTTTGCCGCGACCGCCTTTGTTACCAATATCCTGTCCCAGATAGGTTATCGCTGGCCTTTGACCCAAACGCCGGAATTGGCCATGGCAGCCAGCGTGTTGATGTTGGTGCCGGGTTTTCCGATGATTAATGCCATTTCGGACATGGTGAAAGGACACATGAACGTGGGGATCTCCCGTTGGGGGCAGGCGAGCTTGCTGACTCTGGCCTCGGTGATTGGCATTACCTGTGCCATGCAATTGGGAGGCATTTTCCTGTGA
- the rpmA gene encoding 50S ribosomal protein L27 yields MAHKKAGGSTRNGRDSESKRLGVKRFGGESVLAGNIIVRQRGTKFHAGVNVGVGRDHTLFALTDGKVKFEVKGPNNRKFVSIED; encoded by the coding sequence ATGGCACATAAAAAAGCTGGCGGTTCTACTCGTAACGGCCGCGATTCAGAAAGCAAACGTCTTGGTGTAAAGCGCTTCGGCGGTGAATCAGTTCTGGCTGGTAACATCATTGTTCGTCAACGTGGTACCAAGTTCCACGCTGGTGTGAACGTAGGTGTTGGTCGTGACCACACTCTGTTCGCCCTGACTGACGGCAAGGTTAAGTTTGAAGTTAAAGGTCCTAACAACCGTAAGTTTGTTAGCATCGAAGACTAA
- the cgtA gene encoding Obg family GTPase CgtA: MKFVDEAVIRVEAGDGGSGCVSFRREKYIPDGGPDGGDGGDGGSVFLQADENLNTLIEYRFERFHMAERGENGRGRDCTGHSGKDLILKVPVGTRAVDEETEEVLGDLTTHGQKLLVAQGGFHGLGNTRFKSSTNRAPRQKTLGTPGEVRSLKLELLLLADVGLLGMPNAGKSTFIRSVSRATPKVADYPFTTLVPNLGVVNPRPGQSFVIADIPGLIEGAADGAGLGIRFLKHLERCRVLLHILDIEPVDGSNPADAARAIVAELEKYSPKLAAKPRWLVFNKTDLLLEEELQERVDAIVADLGWEGDVYTISAYTRSGTKELAEKLYDFISSLPADEEDKDPDADVEFKWDNYHQASLEDANEDYDDDFDDDFDDDDYDVEIIYQR, encoded by the coding sequence ATGAAGTTTGTCGATGAGGCAGTGATCCGGGTTGAAGCGGGTGACGGTGGCAGCGGTTGCGTGAGTTTCCGTCGCGAGAAGTATATCCCCGACGGCGGTCCGGACGGTGGTGATGGCGGTGATGGCGGCAGCGTATTCCTGCAGGCCGATGAAAACCTCAACACCCTGATCGAGTATCGCTTTGAGCGTTTCCACATGGCCGAGCGCGGTGAAAACGGCCGTGGCCGTGACTGCACCGGTCACAGCGGCAAGGACCTGATCCTCAAGGTGCCCGTGGGTACCCGTGCGGTGGATGAAGAGACCGAGGAAGTGCTCGGCGACCTGACCACCCACGGTCAAAAACTGCTGGTGGCGCAGGGTGGTTTCCATGGCCTGGGCAATACCCGTTTCAAGAGCAGCACCAACAGGGCGCCGAGGCAGAAGACCCTTGGTACCCCGGGTGAAGTGCGTAGCCTGAAGCTGGAACTGCTGTTGCTGGCCGACGTGGGCCTGCTGGGGATGCCGAACGCCGGTAAGTCGACCTTTATTCGCTCGGTTTCCCGTGCGACTCCCAAGGTTGCCGATTATCCCTTTACCACCCTGGTGCCAAACCTCGGGGTTGTGAATCCAAGACCCGGACAGAGCTTTGTGATTGCCGATATTCCCGGCCTGATTGAAGGGGCTGCCGATGGTGCCGGTTTGGGGATCCGCTTCCTCAAACACCTGGAACGTTGCCGTGTCCTGCTGCACATACTGGATATCGAGCCCGTTGACGGTTCCAATCCTGCCGATGCCGCCCGTGCCATTGTGGCTGAGCTGGAGAAGTATTCTCCCAAGCTGGCTGCCAAGCCCCGTTGGTTGGTATTCAACAAGACGGATCTCTTGCTGGAAGAAGAGCTGCAGGAAAGGGTGGATGCCATAGTGGCGGATTTGGGATGGGAAGGGGATGTTTATACCATCTCTGCCTACACCCGTTCAGGCACCAAGGAACTGGCCGAAAAGCTGTATGACTTTATCAGCAGTCTGCCTGCCGATGAGGAAGATAAAGATCCCGATGCTGACGTTGAGTTCAAATGGGATAACTATCACCAGGCCAGCCTGGAAGACGCCAACGAAGATTATGACGATGACTTCGATGACGACTTCGACGACGATGATTACGATGTAGAGATCATCTATCAAAGGTAA
- the rplU gene encoding 50S ribosomal protein L21, whose protein sequence is MYAVFQSGGKQHRVAEGHTVRLEKIEVATGETIEFDQVLLVADGENVKVGAPLVEGGKVVATVVSHGRGEKVTIQKFRRRKHHEKKMGHRQWFTEVKITAINA, encoded by the coding sequence ATGTACGCTGTTTTTCAAAGTGGTGGTAAGCAACACCGTGTTGCTGAAGGCCATACAGTTCGTTTGGAAAAAATTGAAGTTGCTACCGGTGAAACCATCGAGTTCGATCAAGTTCTGCTGGTTGCTGATGGCGAAAACGTGAAAGTGGGTGCTCCACTGGTTGAAGGCGGCAAAGTAGTTGCTACTGTTGTCAGCCATGGCCGCGGCGAAAAGGTAACTATCCAAAAGTTCCGTCGTCGTAAGCACCACGAAAAGAAGATGGGCCACCGTCAGTGGTTCACTGAAGTTAAAATCACTGCTATCAACGCTTAA
- the ispB gene encoding octaprenyl diphosphate synthase: MDLNAIRQLADADMQAVNQLIYTQLESDVALINQLGFYIINGGGKRLRPLLSVLAARAVGYEGDKHTKLAAIIEFIHTASLLHDDVVDESTLRRGRETANALFGNSASVLVGDFLYTRSFQMMTELDSMKVLRVLADTTNVLAEGEVLQLMNCNDPDTSEESYMRVIYCKTAKLFEAATRLGAVLAGCDETIELALGEYGKYLGTAFQLIDDVLDYTSDAEELGKNIGDDLAEGKPTLPLIHAIHNGNDTEKALIRGAIEKADGTDAIEEILSALKRCGSLEYTRAMAEAEADKAIASLALLPQSDFKTALESLARIAVSRSN, translated from the coding sequence ATGGATTTAAATGCCATTCGTCAGCTGGCTGATGCTGACATGCAGGCAGTCAACCAATTGATCTATACGCAGCTCGAGTCAGACGTTGCCCTGATCAACCAACTTGGCTTCTACATTATAAATGGTGGTGGCAAGCGTCTGCGGCCCTTGCTGTCGGTGCTGGCAGCCCGCGCCGTGGGGTATGAAGGTGACAAGCACACCAAACTGGCCGCCATTATCGAGTTCATTCACACCGCCTCACTGTTGCACGATGATGTGGTGGACGAGTCCACCCTGCGCCGTGGTCGGGAAACCGCCAATGCCCTGTTTGGTAACAGCGCCAGCGTCCTGGTGGGTGACTTCCTTTATACCCGTTCCTTCCAGATGATGACCGAACTGGACAGCATGAAGGTGCTCAGGGTATTGGCCGATACCACCAATGTCCTGGCAGAAGGCGAAGTGCTGCAACTGATGAACTGCAATGACCCCGACACCTCGGAAGAGAGTTATATGCGGGTGATCTATTGCAAGACGGCCAAGCTGTTTGAGGCCGCCACCCGCCTTGGCGCTGTCCTGGCAGGTTGTGATGAGACCATTGAGCTGGCGCTCGGCGAATATGGTAAATACCTGGGCACAGCATTCCAGCTTATCGACGATGTGCTGGATTACACCAGCGACGCCGAGGAGCTGGGTAAAAACATAGGTGACGATCTCGCCGAGGGTAAACCCACGCTGCCACTGATCCATGCCATACATAATGGCAATGACACCGAAAAGGCACTGATCCGTGGCGCCATCGAAAAGGCCGATGGCACAGATGCCATCGAAGAAATTCTGAGCGCCCTCAAGCGCTGCGGCTCCCTGGAGTACACCAGGGCAATGGCCGAGGCTGAGGCGGATAAAGCCATTGCCTCACTGGCACTGCTGCCACAGAGTGATTTCAAGACAGCCCTGGAATCCCTGGCACGGATTGCGGTTTCCCGCAGCAATTAA